From Demequina capsici, one genomic window encodes:
- a CDS encoding sugar porter family MFS transporter: MSAAGSQAGTPTRGLHAKVVAISIGAALGGFLFGFDSSVINGAVDSISSEFALSDTFTGFAVASALLGCAVGAWFAGGLADRFGRVRVMVISAIVFLVSAIGSAFAFGVWDLIGWRVVGGLAIGAASVIAPAYIAEVAPAAFRGRLGSLQQMAIVLGIFASLLSDEVLAGAAGGASYELWFGVEAWRWMFLTAVIPALIYGGVALTLPESPRYLVERHREKEAAAILKDYTGEPDPEGRIALIRASLGGDESLTLSDLRGPRFGLQPIVWIGILLSVFQQFVGINVIFYYSTTLWKSVGFDESDAFTTSTITSLTNIVMTLVAIALVDRIGRRTLLIIGSVGMTVSLLTMAVSFNQATVDAAGDTQLQHPWSIIALVAANAFVVFFAASWGPVVWVLLGEMFPNRLRAAALAVAAAAQWLANFTITLTFPVMAGWGLQFAYGFYALMAALSFWFVWTKVPETKGIELEDMESASVHHAAHAG; encoded by the coding sequence ATGTCCGCTGCAGGATCGCAGGCCGGCACACCGACGAGGGGACTCCACGCGAAGGTCGTGGCCATCAGCATCGGGGCCGCGCTCGGCGGCTTCCTGTTCGGGTTCGACTCGTCCGTGATCAACGGCGCGGTCGACTCGATCTCGAGCGAGTTCGCGCTGTCGGACACGTTCACGGGCTTCGCGGTGGCGTCCGCGCTGCTGGGCTGCGCAGTCGGCGCATGGTTCGCGGGCGGGCTCGCGGACCGCTTCGGCCGTGTCCGTGTGATGGTCATCTCCGCCATCGTGTTCCTCGTGTCCGCGATCGGCTCCGCCTTCGCTTTCGGGGTGTGGGACCTGATCGGCTGGCGCGTGGTGGGCGGCCTCGCGATCGGCGCCGCGTCCGTCATCGCCCCCGCCTACATCGCCGAGGTGGCGCCGGCCGCCTTCCGGGGTCGGCTGGGATCGCTGCAGCAGATGGCGATCGTGCTGGGCATCTTCGCCTCGCTGCTGTCCGACGAGGTGCTCGCCGGTGCCGCCGGCGGCGCCTCGTACGAGCTGTGGTTCGGCGTGGAGGCATGGCGCTGGATGTTCCTCACCGCCGTGATCCCCGCGCTGATCTACGGAGGCGTGGCGCTCACCCTCCCGGAGTCGCCTCGCTACCTGGTGGAACGACACCGCGAGAAGGAGGCCGCCGCGATCCTCAAGGACTACACGGGCGAGCCGGACCCCGAGGGCCGCATCGCGCTCATCCGTGCCTCGCTCGGCGGCGACGAGAGCCTCACCCTGTCGGACCTGCGAGGCCCCCGTTTCGGGCTGCAGCCCATCGTCTGGATCGGCATCCTGCTGTCCGTCTTCCAGCAGTTCGTGGGCATCAACGTGATCTTCTACTACTCGACCACCCTGTGGAAGTCGGTCGGCTTCGACGAGTCCGACGCGTTCACGACCTCCACGATCACGTCGCTCACGAACATCGTCATGACGCTCGTGGCGATCGCCCTGGTGGACAGGATCGGGCGGCGCACGCTGCTCATCATCGGCTCGGTCGGCATGACCGTGTCCCTGCTCACGATGGCCGTCTCCTTCAACCAGGCCACGGTCGACGCGGCGGGAGACACCCAGCTCCAGCACCCGTGGTCGATCATCGCGCTCGTCGCGGCGAACGCGTTCGTCGTGTTCTTCGCCGCGAGCTGGGGACCGGTCGTGTGGGTGCTGCTCGGCGAGATGTTCCCCAACCGGCTGCGTGCCGCGGCGCTCGCCGTCGCTGCCGCAGCCCAGTGGCTGGCGAACTTCACGATCACCCTCACGTTCCCTGTGATGGCCGGTTGGGGGCTGCAGTTCGCGTACGGCTTCTACGCGCTCATGGCCGCGCTCTCGTTCTGGTTCGTCTGGACCAAGGTGCCGGAGACCAAGGGGATCGAGCTCGAGGACATGGAGAGCGCCTCCGTGCACCACGCCGCCCACGCCGGCTGA
- a CDS encoding YajQ family cyclic di-GMP-binding protein yields the protein MADSSFDVVSKVDRQEVDNALNQAVKEINQRYDFKGVGASIEFSGEDILMKANSPERVKAVLDVFISKLAKRQIEMKALEWGEPVASGKEFRLVAKMKEGIAQDVAKKLTKLVRDEGPKSVRALIQGDELRVTSKSRDDLQATIALLKNADVDAALQFVNFR from the coding sequence ATGGCCGACAGCAGCTTCGACGTGGTGAGCAAGGTGGACCGCCAGGAGGTGGACAACGCGCTCAACCAGGCCGTCAAGGAGATCAATCAGCGGTACGACTTCAAGGGCGTGGGCGCCTCGATCGAGTTCTCCGGCGAGGACATCCTGATGAAGGCCAACAGCCCTGAGCGCGTCAAGGCCGTGCTGGATGTGTTCATCTCCAAGCTCGCCAAGCGTCAGATCGAGATGAAGGCGCTCGAGTGGGGCGAGCCGGTCGCGTCGGGCAAGGAGTTCCGCCTGGTCGCCAAGATGAAGGAGGGAATCGCGCAGGACGTGGCGAAGAAGCTCACCAAGCTCGTGCGCGACGAAGGCCCCAAGTCGGTCAGGGCGCTCATCCAGGGCGACGAGCTCCGAGTGACGTCCAAGTCACGCGACGACCTTCAGGCGACCATCGCGCTGCTCAAGAACGCCGACGTCGACGCGGCGCTGCAGTTCGTCAACTTCCGCTGA
- a CDS encoding dihydrofolate reductase family protein, with translation MSLVRVHNLAISLDGFGAGADQNLASPFGHAGMRLMEWFLPTRTFGAQQGDLTREPTPDDAFARRSFEGIGAEIMGAGKFGPPGWQDDPDWQGWWGDEPPFHSPVVVLTHRPRAPLTLGETTFHFLDAAPARALDVARELAGEADVRLGGGPTSVRSFLAEDLVDLLHVVVVPIVLGRGSQLWWGLEGLEQRFDSEAVSTPSGVTHVTFTRRPR, from the coding sequence ATGTCCCTGGTGCGCGTGCACAACCTGGCGATCTCGCTCGACGGCTTCGGCGCAGGCGCCGACCAGAACCTCGCATCCCCGTTCGGTCACGCGGGGATGCGGCTGATGGAATGGTTCCTCCCGACGCGCACCTTCGGCGCCCAGCAGGGCGACCTGACGCGCGAGCCGACTCCCGACGATGCGTTCGCGCGTCGCAGCTTCGAAGGCATCGGGGCGGAGATCATGGGCGCCGGCAAGTTCGGTCCCCCGGGCTGGCAGGACGACCCCGACTGGCAGGGCTGGTGGGGCGACGAGCCTCCCTTCCACTCGCCCGTGGTCGTGCTCACGCACCGGCCGCGCGCGCCTCTGACGCTCGGCGAGACCACGTTCCACTTCCTCGACGCAGCCCCCGCTCGCGCCCTCGACGTCGCACGGGAGCTCGCAGGCGAGGCCGACGTGCGGCTGGGAGGCGGCCCGACCTCGGTGCGCAGCTTCCTCGCCGAGGACCTCGTGGATCTGCTCCACGTGGTCGTCGTGCCGATCGTGCTGGGTCGCGGGTCACAGCTGTGGTGGGGGCTCGAGGGGCTCGAGCAGCGCTTCGACAGCGAGGCCGTGAGCACGCCGTCGGGCGTCACGCACGTGACCTTCACCCGTCGTCCCCGCTGA
- a CDS encoding SDR family NAD(P)-dependent oxidoreductase, producing the protein MARFDSKVAIVTGGGSGIGAEISRELAAEGASVVVTDIRLEAAQAIVDQITAAGGRAAAFQQNTARWEDSEAAVTFAKATFGGLHLAVNNAGIGAAPQNIGDYKIEDWDRVRAVDLDGVFYGLRFQLPAMVESGGGAIVNMASVLGSVGIAQNAAYVTSKHALIGLTKVAALEYTAQGVRTNAVGPGFIDTPLVRSSLSPEALAGLEQMHAAKRLGKDKEVAALALFLLSDDASFISGSYHLVDGGYSAQ; encoded by the coding sequence ATGGCCAGGTTCGACAGCAAGGTCGCGATCGTCACCGGCGGAGGCAGTGGCATCGGCGCCGAGATCTCACGTGAGCTGGCGGCTGAAGGCGCGAGCGTCGTCGTCACCGACATCAGGCTCGAGGCCGCCCAGGCGATCGTCGACCAGATCACCGCAGCGGGCGGCAGGGCCGCAGCATTCCAGCAGAACACCGCAAGGTGGGAGGACTCCGAGGCGGCGGTCACCTTCGCCAAGGCGACCTTCGGCGGTCTGCACCTTGCCGTGAACAATGCCGGCATCGGCGCGGCACCGCAGAACATCGGCGACTACAAGATCGAGGACTGGGACCGCGTCCGCGCAGTGGACCTGGATGGAGTCTTCTACGGCCTCCGCTTCCAGCTGCCTGCCATGGTCGAGTCCGGCGGAGGCGCGATCGTGAACATGGCGTCCGTGCTCGGCTCCGTGGGCATCGCGCAGAACGCGGCCTACGTGACCAGCAAGCACGCGCTCATCGGTCTCACCAAGGTCGCCGCGCTCGAGTACACGGCCCAGGGCGTGCGCACCAATGCGGTCGGCCCTGGCTTCATCGACACCCCGCTTGTGCGCTCGAGCCTCTCGCCCGAGGCCCTCGCCGGCCTGGAGCAGATGCACGCCGCGAAGCGTCTGGGCAAGGACAAGGAGGTCGCGGCGCTTGCGCTGTTCCTCCTCAGCGATGACGCGTCGTTCATCTCCGGCAGCTACCACCTGGTCGACGGCGGCTACTCGGCGCAGTAG
- a CDS encoding thiamine pyrophosphate-dependent enzyme, whose protein sequence is MSTVAQCIVSSLAHHGVTQVWGVVGDALNPVTDAIRTTDGIDWIGVRHEEAAAYAAGAQAQLTGRVGVCMGTVGPGAIHLLNGLYDAKKSHAPVLAVVGQVPTPEVGTDYFQEVDNDKLFADVAVWAHTLTSADQLPHALEAGVNAAYELGGVAVLTLPGDVGSLEIDDAVATFSRPAPMAAPGPADVRSVADAIAESDKVTLLVGRGAAHARSQVVALATALQAPMVVTVKGKPAFDGDNPFNVGQAGLLGNPAAASALKDADLLLMVGTDFPYREYYPDDALVVQIDSRASHLGRRTRVDIPLVGDAAATLDALLPLVAQRDDTSHLDSAVGELRSWRERQAALADPGHDDEGLIRKARSLFDNPEGRIRPEAVATAVDRAAPLDAVFTVDTGMSTVWLARYVEMRGDRELLGSFNLGSMANALPQALGAAAADRSRPVISFSGDGGLMMLLGDLRTAVTYSLPIVVVVFDNARLGMVKLEQEEGGLPEFGTRLDNPDLAAVASAMGLASRRVEDPDDVDEAVRWALAQEGPVLLDMVTNPDEVAVPPHPSVSQAWGFAVAKVQEALESRA, encoded by the coding sequence ATGAGCACCGTCGCGCAGTGCATCGTCAGCTCGCTCGCGCACCACGGAGTCACGCAGGTCTGGGGCGTCGTGGGCGACGCCCTCAACCCCGTCACGGACGCGATCCGTACCACGGACGGCATCGACTGGATCGGTGTCCGGCACGAGGAGGCGGCCGCGTACGCCGCGGGCGCCCAGGCGCAGCTCACCGGCCGCGTCGGCGTCTGCATGGGGACCGTCGGCCCGGGCGCGATCCACCTGTTGAACGGCCTGTACGACGCGAAGAAGTCCCATGCGCCCGTGCTGGCGGTCGTGGGCCAGGTCCCCACCCCGGAGGTCGGCACCGACTACTTCCAGGAGGTGGACAACGACAAGCTGTTCGCCGACGTCGCCGTGTGGGCGCACACGCTCACGTCCGCCGACCAGCTGCCGCACGCGCTCGAGGCCGGCGTCAACGCCGCCTACGAGCTGGGCGGCGTCGCGGTCCTCACCCTGCCGGGGGACGTCGGCTCGCTCGAGATCGACGACGCGGTCGCCACCTTCTCCCGCCCCGCGCCGATGGCCGCGCCCGGCCCCGCGGACGTGCGGTCCGTGGCGGACGCGATCGCGGAGTCCGACAAGGTGACCCTGCTCGTCGGGCGCGGAGCAGCGCATGCGCGCAGCCAGGTCGTCGCGCTCGCGACCGCCCTGCAGGCGCCGATGGTGGTGACGGTCAAGGGCAAGCCCGCGTTCGACGGGGACAACCCCTTCAACGTGGGTCAGGCGGGCCTGCTCGGCAACCCGGCCGCGGCGTCGGCCCTCAAGGATGCGGACCTGCTGCTGATGGTCGGCACCGACTTCCCGTATCGCGAGTACTACCCGGACGACGCGTTGGTGGTCCAGATCGACTCGCGCGCCTCGCATCTCGGTCGGCGCACCCGGGTCGACATCCCGCTGGTGGGCGACGCTGCCGCGACGCTCGACGCCCTGCTCCCTCTCGTGGCCCAGCGCGACGACACCTCCCATCTGGACTCGGCCGTGGGCGAGCTGCGGTCCTGGCGTGAGCGCCAGGCGGCGCTCGCGGACCCGGGTCATGACGACGAGGGCCTGATCCGGAAGGCGCGGTCGCTCTTCGACAATCCCGAGGGACGGATCCGCCCGGAGGCGGTGGCGACGGCGGTGGACCGCGCGGCACCGCTGGATGCGGTGTTCACGGTGGACACCGGGATGTCGACGGTGTGGCTCGCACGGTACGTGGAGATGCGTGGCGACCGCGAGCTGCTCGGCTCGTTCAACCTGGGCTCGATGGCGAACGCGCTTCCGCAGGCGCTTGGAGCGGCGGCGGCGGACCGTTCCCGTCCCGTCATCTCGTTCTCCGGGGACGGTGGGCTGATGATGCTGCTCGGCGATCTGCGGACGGCGGTCACCTACTCGCTTCCGATCGTGGTGGTCGTGTTCGACAACGCACGGCTCGGAATGGTGAAGCTGGAGCAGGAGGAGGGCGGCCTTCCGGAGTTCGGCACCCGGCTCGACAACCCGGATCTGGCTGCCGTCGCCTCGGCGATGGGTCTCGCCTCGCGCCGCGTCGAGGACCCGGACGACGTGGACGAGGCGGTGCGTTGGGCGCTGGCCCAGGAGGGTCCCGTGCTGCTCGACATGGTGACGAACCCGGACGAGGTGGCCGTGCCGCCGCATCCGAGCGTGTCCCAGGCGTGGGGCTTCGCGGTGGCGAAGGTGCAGGAGGCGCTGGAGAGCCGTGCGTAG